The Erinaceus europaeus chromosome 16, mEriEur2.1, whole genome shotgun sequence genome includes a window with the following:
- the CEBPE gene encoding CCAAT/enhancer-binding protein epsilon — translation MSHGTYYECEPRPGQQPLEFVGGRVGPGELGDMCEHEASIDLSAYIESGEEQLLSDLFAVKPTAETRGLKGPGTPAFPHYLPPDPRPFTYPPHTFGPDRKALGPGIYSSPGSYDPRAVAVKEEPRGPEGGRGPARGAYNPLQYQVAHCGQTAMHLPPTLGTPSQPLRVLKAPLAAAAPPCSPLLKAPSPAGGSHKGKKAVNKDSLEYRLRRERNNIAVRKSRDKAKRRILETQQKVLEYMAENERLRSRVEQLTQELDTLRNLFRQIPEAASLIKGVGGCS, via the exons ATGTCCCACGGGACCTACTACGAGTGTGAGCCCCGGCCGGGCCAGCAGCCACTGGAGTTCGTGGGGGGCCGTGTGgggcctggggagctgggggacatgTGTGAGCATGAGGCCTCCATAGACCTGTCGGCCTACATCGAGTCCGGGGAGGAGCAGCTGCTCTCAGACCTCTTCGCTGTGAAGCCAACGGCAGAAACACGCGGCCTTAAGGGCCCCGGGACACCCGCCTTCCCCCACTACCTGCCTCCAGATCCTCGGCCCTTCACCTACCCGCCTCACACCTTCGGCCCTGACAGGAAGGCACTGGGGCCTGGCATCTACAGCAGCCCGGGCAGCTACGACCCCAGGGCGGTGGCTGTGAAGGAGGAGCCCCGGGGGCCTGAGGGGGGCCGGGGGCCTGCCCGTGGCGCCTACAATCCTTTGCAGTACCAGGTGGCACACTGCGGGCAGACAGCCATGCACCTGCCACCCACCCTAGGCACACCTAGCCAGCCCCTGCGCGTCCTCAAG GCCCCGCTGGCGGCCGCGGCGCCCCCCTGCAGCCCCCTCCTCAAGGCGCCGTCGCCGGCGGGCGGCTCGCACAAGGGCAAGAAGGCGGTGAACAAGGACAGCCTGGAGTACCGGCTGCGGCGGGAACGCAACAACATCGCGGTACGCAAGAGCCGGGACAAGGCCAAGCGCCGCATCCTGGAGACGCAGCAGAAGGTGCTGGAGTACATGGCGGAGAACGAGCGGCTGCGCAGCCGCGTGGAGCAGCTCACCCAAGAGCTCGACACCCTCCGCAACCTCTTCCGCCAGATCCCCGAGGCCGCCAGCCTCATCAAGGGCGTGGGTGGCTGCAGCTGA